In Oreochromis niloticus isolate F11D_XX linkage group LG18, O_niloticus_UMD_NMBU, whole genome shotgun sequence, one genomic interval encodes:
- the LOC106097252 gene encoding zinc finger protein 2 homolog gives MASVQYLREFINERLTAAAEQIFLEFEKTIVQYEEEIDRQRRLLDITWKPQIKLHRTELPQQPVCKDEVVLPEQQLWNQERNSLHQGEPELPHIKEEQEEVCTSQEGEQVGLKEETDTFMVTAAEERDHHDPEANSNQLPSQTCPIDESQNRGGSRNLDTGTNSNLESQSNCDTGKESLTCNLCGKSFKNKYKMSQHHRIHTGEKPYSCETCGKKFCLSSTLKSHKTTHTGEKPYSCKICGKSFTRSSGVTIHMRMHTGERPYHCKSCGKMFTSSSHLSAHRRSHTGETVSLCHMKTHTGEKS, from the exons ATGGCTTCAGTTCAGTATCTGAGAGAGTTTATCAACGAGCGactaactgctgctgctgaacaaaTATTCTTGGAGTTTGAAAAAACGATCGTCCAGTACGAGGAAGAGATCGACCGTCAGCGCAGACTGCTGGATATCACCTGGAAACCCCAAATCAAGCTGCACAGGACAG AACTCCCACAGCAGCCTGTCTGTAAGGACGAGGTGGTTCTCCCTGAGCAGCAGCTCTGGAACCAGGAGAGGAACTCTCTGCACCAGGGGGAACCAGAACTTCCACAtattaaagaggaacaggaggaagtCTGCACTAGTCAGGAGGGTGAGCAGGTTGGACTCAAGGAGGAGACTGATACCTTTATGGTGACTGCTGCTGAGGAAAGAGACCACCATGACCCAGAAGCAAACAGTAACCAGCTCCCTTCTCAAACCTGTCCTATAGATGAGAGCCAAAATCGCGGAGGAAGCAGGAATTTAGACACGGGGACAAATAGTAACTTAGAAAGTCAGAGTAATTGTGACACAGGTAAAGAGTCtttaacatgtaatctttgtGGAAAATCCTTTAAGAATAAGTACAAAATGAGTCAACATCACAGAatccacacaggtgagaagccatatTCTTGTGAAACGTGTGGGAAAAAGTTTTGTCTGTCATCAACACTTAAAAGCCATAAGACTACCCATACAGGTGAGAAACCGTATTCTTGTAAAATATGTGGCAAAAGTTTCACACGAAGCAGTGGTGTGACCATACACATGAGAATGCACACAGGTGAGAGACCATACCATTGTAAATCATGCGGGAAAATGTTCACATCTAGCAGTCATTTATCGGCACACAGAAGATCGCACACAGGTGAGACCGTGTCATTGTGCCACATGAAaactcacacaggtgagaagtcGTAG